A single region of the Enterococcus mundtii genome encodes:
- a CDS encoding LacI family DNA-binding transcriptional regulator, whose amino-acid sequence MPTLADVAKRANVSKMTVSRVINHPEQVTDELKELVFTAMAELDYRPNIAAKALVSNRSQIIKLFILEEIDTTEPYYMNLLMGIAKRIGKEHYSLQLVTNDAFDVGSCDGYIITGVRQRDFDWINRLEKPVVLFGENRMGYDYVDSDNQYGTAKATQYALEVGYQTVVYIGIDEAEPFELSREAGYLKVMEEAGLTPKMLRFDNHSTTPEKYITEHWDEFSDKTCFVCSSDRLALGIVRGITQVGGQLPDQFGVIGFDGVFLDQISSPKLTTVKQDIIRMGEVCGEMLLKKITEKGASQGYRHFFPELIIRETTRKLNKTNA is encoded by the coding sequence ATGCCAACATTGGCAGATGTAGCTAAACGAGCAAATGTCTCGAAAATGACGGTTTCTCGGGTGATCAATCATCCAGAACAAGTCACTGATGAGCTAAAGGAACTAGTTTTTACAGCCATGGCTGAATTGGATTATCGTCCAAATATTGCAGCAAAAGCGTTAGTTTCGAACCGTTCACAGATCATCAAGTTGTTTATTCTTGAGGAAATCGATACCACGGAACCCTATTATATGAATCTACTCATGGGAATTGCTAAAAGGATTGGTAAAGAGCACTATTCCTTGCAATTAGTGACCAACGATGCTTTTGACGTCGGCTCCTGCGATGGTTATATCATCACTGGCGTGCGTCAAAGAGATTTTGATTGGATCAATCGTCTAGAAAAGCCAGTCGTGTTATTTGGTGAAAATCGTATGGGCTATGATTATGTTGATAGCGATAATCAATATGGGACCGCCAAAGCGACACAATATGCCTTAGAAGTTGGTTATCAAACGGTTGTTTATATCGGCATTGATGAAGCAGAACCTTTTGAACTATCTAGAGAAGCGGGCTATCTAAAAGTGATGGAAGAGGCCGGGCTAACTCCGAAAATGCTGCGTTTTGATAATCATTCCACCACACCAGAAAAATATATCACGGAACATTGGGACGAATTTTCAGATAAAACGTGTTTTGTTTGCAGTTCTGATCGTTTAGCGCTTGGTATCGTTCGTGGCATCACACAAGTTGGCGGACAGTTACCCGATCAATTTGGCGTTATTGGTTTCGATGGCGTATTTCTTGATCAAATCAGTTCCCCAAAACTGACTACCGTTAAACAAGACATCATTCGTATGGGGGAAGTGTGCGGCGAAATGCTATTAAAGAAAATTACTGAAAAAGGAGCAAGCCAAGGATACCGTCACTTTTTCCCAGAATTGATCATTCGTGAAACGACAAGAAAGTTAAATAAGACTAACGCTTAG
- a CDS encoding DUF1803 domain-containing protein, which produces MQYFYSLENERKLIEHPLFQPMIDYLIEQGSQEVILRQLKKAFPQKKMEHFLDQMIDSGLIIRENRRYRCAFPVYDQGDFQTEINQLTKELINELMKQPEHLRNLFLSEEIWDFCHETTSPYFYATTFSVPTIVRLEAGNENYRFVTLNQGENVVSLPTYFHLQKQQTPLYEEFQALGQLIGDVNETYFFDQIEVIIERICENKYKKRRESIFLDALLLAGVVVQQEQYQLLLPVTEDRNDALLQKYKPSTETPMQAAFIKEQALVEVMRQLDLKSYSYIKKI; this is translated from the coding sequence ATGCAATATTTTTATTCTTTAGAGAACGAACGAAAACTAATTGAGCATCCGCTCTTCCAACCAATGATCGACTATTTGATCGAACAAGGCTCACAAGAGGTCATTTTACGCCAACTAAAGAAAGCATTTCCCCAAAAGAAAATGGAACACTTTCTTGATCAAATGATCGATAGTGGCTTGATCATCCGAGAAAATCGCCGTTACCGCTGTGCTTTTCCGGTCTATGACCAAGGAGATTTCCAAACAGAGATCAATCAACTGACTAAAGAATTGATCAATGAATTAATGAAACAACCGGAACACCTCAGAAATCTCTTCTTATCAGAAGAAATTTGGGATTTCTGCCATGAAACAACGTCTCCTTATTTTTATGCCACTACTTTTTCAGTTCCTACGATTGTGCGGTTGGAAGCAGGAAATGAGAACTATCGCTTTGTAACGCTCAACCAAGGAGAGAACGTGGTTTCTTTACCAACGTATTTCCATCTCCAAAAACAGCAAACCCCACTATATGAGGAATTTCAGGCTCTAGGGCAGTTGATTGGCGATGTGAATGAAACCTATTTTTTTGACCAAATAGAAGTGATTATCGAACGAATTTGTGAAAACAAATACAAAAAACGCCGTGAGTCGATTTTTTTAGATGCCTTATTATTAGCGGGGGTTGTTGTCCAACAGGAGCAATATCAATTGCTCTTGCCTGTAACAGAGGATAGGAATGACGCATTGCTACAAAAATATAAACCTTCAACGGAAACACCGATGCAAGCCGCCTTTATTAAAGAACAAGCGTTGGTCGAAGTCATGCGGCAATTGGATTTAAAATCTTATTCTTATATCAAGAAAATATGA
- a CDS encoding manganese-dependent inorganic pyrophosphatase has protein sequence MSKVLVFGHQNPDTDAIGAAIAFSYLQNQLGVNAEPVALGTPSEETQFAIDYFKLEAPRVITSIKEEQADVMLVDHNEFQQSVIDIAEATILAVVDHHRIANFETANPLYYRAEPVGCTSTIILKLFKENQIEIPKEIAGIMLSAIISDTLLFKSPTSTEADQLAAKELVEISGVDLEAYGLDMLKAGTNLSDKPAEVLLDLDAKSFPMGEASVRIAQVNTVDLNEVMDRQAELETAMQTEIATNGYDLFVLVVTDILNSNSELLIAGERKEQVEQAFGVKLENNRAFLQGVVSRKKQVVPQLTEVFN, from the coding sequence ATGTCAAAAGTTTTAGTTTTTGGTCATCAAAATCCTGATACAGATGCAATTGGAGCAGCGATTGCATTTTCATATTTGCAAAATCAATTAGGAGTAAACGCTGAGCCTGTCGCTTTAGGCACGCCAAGTGAAGAAACACAATTTGCAATAGATTACTTCAAATTAGAGGCGCCTCGAGTGATCACATCGATCAAAGAGGAACAAGCAGATGTCATGCTTGTCGATCATAATGAATTCCAACAAAGCGTAATAGATATTGCGGAAGCTACGATTCTAGCAGTAGTTGACCATCATCGTATCGCCAACTTTGAAACAGCGAATCCATTGTATTATCGTGCTGAACCAGTGGGTTGTACAAGTACGATCATTCTAAAATTATTTAAAGAAAATCAAATTGAGATTCCGAAAGAAATCGCTGGAATCATGTTATCAGCAATCATTTCAGATACATTGTTGTTCAAATCACCAACTTCAACAGAAGCAGATCAATTGGCTGCAAAAGAGCTAGTTGAAATCTCTGGTGTAGACTTAGAAGCGTATGGTTTAGACATGTTGAAAGCAGGTACAAATCTAAGTGATAAACCAGCAGAAGTATTACTTGATCTAGATGCGAAAAGTTTCCCTATGGGTGAAGCAAGTGTTCGTATCGCTCAAGTCAATACAGTTGATCTAAATGAAGTAATGGATCGTCAAGCTGAACTTGAAACTGCTATGCAAACAGAGATCGCGACAAATGGGTATGATCTTTTTGTTCTTGTTGTAACAGACATCTTGAACAGCAACTCAGAATTATTGATTGCTGGTGAAAGAAAAGAACAAGTTGAACAAGCTTTTGGCGTGAAGTTAGAAAATAATCGCGCATTTTTACAAGGGGTCGTTTCACGTAAAAAACAAGTGGTACCTCAATTAACAGAAGTTTTCAATTAG
- the pflA gene encoding pyruvate formate-lyase-activating protein, protein MEEQTKGYVHSIETFGSVDGPGVRFVVFMQGCRMRCEFCHNPDTWNIGGGKEYTTDAILDQAERYRSYWGKQGGITISGGEPLLQIDFLIELFQKAKKRGIHTTIDTCGKPFSHDEPFFSRFEELMNYTDLLLFDIKHIDNEAHKKLTHWGNENILEMAQYLSDIKKPVWIRHVLVPERSDYDEYLIRLDAFIKTLENVDRVEILPYHTMGKYKWETLGLTYPLEGIEPPTKERVENAKRLLHIEDYTKYLTR, encoded by the coding sequence ATGGAAGAACAAACAAAAGGCTATGTCCATTCGATTGAAACATTTGGGTCTGTAGATGGACCAGGCGTTCGCTTTGTCGTCTTCATGCAAGGTTGTCGCATGCGTTGTGAATTTTGCCATAACCCAGACACCTGGAATATTGGTGGAGGAAAAGAATATACCACAGATGCAATTTTAGACCAAGCAGAACGTTACCGTTCTTATTGGGGGAAACAAGGAGGGATCACGATCAGTGGTGGTGAACCTTTATTGCAGATCGATTTCCTGATCGAATTATTCCAAAAGGCGAAAAAACGTGGCATTCATACAACAATCGACACATGTGGAAAACCATTTAGCCATGATGAGCCTTTCTTTTCTCGTTTTGAAGAGTTGATGAACTATACGGACTTACTGTTATTCGATATCAAACACATCGATAACGAAGCACATAAAAAATTAACTCATTGGGGCAATGAAAATATCTTAGAAATGGCTCAGTATCTTTCAGATATCAAGAAACCTGTCTGGATTCGTCATGTGTTAGTCCCAGAACGTAGTGACTATGATGAGTATTTGATCCGCCTTGATGCATTCATCAAAACACTTGAAAATGTCGATCGTGTCGAAATCCTTCCTTATCATACAATGGGTAAATACAAATGGGAAACGCTTGGTTTGACGTATCCATTAGAAGGAATCGAACCACCGACAAAAGAACGAGTAGAAAATGCAAAACGTCTTCTTCATATCGAAGATTATACAAAGTATTTAACTAGATAG
- a CDS encoding DUF2179 domain-containing protein, translating into MFDPKMLAMIFFINFAYITLNTLRFMLTMKGYRYIAPLVSMVEITIYIVGLSLVLDRLDNPLNLFVYALGYAVGISVGIAIEDKLALGYIMVTTILPANTSEDKNLPIILRQNGFGVTQTSATGLEGERLVLEILSPRKSERELYRLIKEVEERAFIISYEPKYISGGFWTKKVRKRRSNVK; encoded by the coding sequence ATGTTCGATCCAAAAATGTTAGCGATGATCTTTTTCATCAATTTCGCTTACATCACATTAAATACCCTACGCTTTATGTTGACCATGAAAGGCTATCGCTACATCGCTCCATTAGTTAGTATGGTTGAGATCACTATTTATATCGTTGGTTTATCGCTGGTTTTAGACCGCTTAGATAATCCATTGAATTTGTTCGTTTATGCGTTAGGCTATGCTGTTGGTATCAGTGTTGGGATTGCCATTGAGGATAAATTAGCACTAGGATATATCATGGTAACGACGATCCTACCAGCAAATACTTCAGAGGATAAAAATTTACCGATCATTCTTCGACAAAATGGGTTTGGAGTGACTCAAACGTCAGCAACTGGTTTAGAAGGTGAACGGTTAGTTCTAGAGATTTTATCTCCACGCAAAAGTGAACGTGAGCTTTATCGCTTGATCAAAGAAGTTGAAGAACGCGCTTTTATTATCTCCTACGAACCAAAATATATTTCTGGCGGATTCTGGACAAAGAAAGTGCGCAAACGTCGAAGTAATGTGAAATGA
- a CDS encoding alpha/beta fold hydrolase: protein MNPIILKRTIKNIPVLEVVQKELKTEKIPVVIYYHGWQTSKELVLTQGRKMAKKGMRVLLPDAMNHGERKQPVSKIPSFTFWSSIYGNLFEFDTLIEHLKKRELLSDKLAVGGVSMGGMTTCALLAKHPEITGGICLMGSPSPLEYGEEISRRAQEFQYKLPVDYFDLISWVNQYDLSLQPEKLAGRPLFFWHGEKDEKIPFRQVSKFVKKNQDKSYGKGIVFRASSEKRHMVEVPLMDEAADFLSQMMAVSI from the coding sequence GTGAATCCAATTATTTTGAAACGAACCATCAAAAACATACCCGTATTAGAAGTTGTCCAAAAAGAGTTGAAGACAGAGAAAATCCCAGTAGTGATCTACTATCATGGTTGGCAGACAAGCAAGGAGCTTGTATTGACTCAAGGTAGAAAAATGGCTAAAAAAGGGATGCGAGTTTTGCTTCCAGATGCGATGAACCATGGCGAGCGTAAACAACCCGTTTCAAAAATTCCTTCCTTTACTTTTTGGAGTAGTATCTACGGGAATCTATTCGAGTTTGATACATTGATCGAACATCTAAAAAAACGTGAACTTCTTTCAGATAAATTAGCTGTGGGTGGTGTGTCAATGGGTGGAATGACCACTTGTGCATTGCTAGCCAAACACCCAGAAATCACTGGCGGAATTTGTTTGATGGGATCACCATCACCACTTGAATATGGTGAAGAAATCTCACGTAGAGCACAAGAATTCCAGTACAAGTTGCCCGTTGACTACTTTGATTTGATTTCTTGGGTTAACCAATATGATCTATCTTTACAACCAGAAAAATTAGCAGGTCGTCCTTTATTTTTCTGGCATGGTGAAAAAGATGAAAAGATTCCTTTTCGACAAGTGTCTAAATTTGTCAAAAAAAACCAAGATAAGTCTTATGGTAAGGGAATCGTCTTTCGTGCTTCTTCGGAAAAACGTCATATGGTTGAAGTCCCATTGATGGATGAAGCAGCGGATTTTTTGAGCCAAATGATGGCTGTGTCTATATAG
- the pflB gene encoding formate C-acetyltransferase — protein MEQWNGFKGTKWKEGVDTRDFIQNNYTEYRGDDSFLEKPTEATENLWEKLQKLNDIQFERNGVYDMDTDVVSTITSHEAGYLDKDLEKIVGLQTETPLKQAFMPFGGINMANHALTSNGYEPKEELTHIFTDWRKTHNQGVFDAYTAEMRAARKNKIITGLPDAYGRGRIIGDYRRIALYGIDYLMAQKKKDHDNTGYHTMSEEVIRLREEISEQYRALAQMKEMAAKYGYDISKPAANAKEAVQWLYFGYLAAIKSQNGAAMSIGRISAFLDIYIQRDLDNGVITEKEAQELIDHLVMKLRMVKFARTPEYNQLFSGFPIWATLSIAGMGLDGRSLVTKNDFRMLHTLTNMGPSPEPNLTVLYSENLPEGFRTYASKIAIESSSIQFENDNLLREQWGSDDCAIACCVSGTVVGKDMQFFGARANLAKALLYAINGGVDEMTGAQVGPEYRPITSDTLDFEEVKHNFMNIMDWLAELYVNTLNIIHYMHDKYSYEAAQLAVMDTDLKRTFATGIAGISHAADSLSAIKYAQVKPIRNDKGITVDFEVTGDFPKYGNDDDRADEIAEWILEYFMGQIKRHKTYRNSTPTTSLLTITSNVVYGKNTGNTPDGREAGKPLAPGANPSYQAEQNGLLASLNSTAKFNYAHARDGISNTQTINPSGLGKDEETRIDNLRNVLDGYFSRGAYHLNVNVFSNDLLRDAMEKPMKYPNLTIRVSGYAVKFRDLTREQQLDVLMRTSHDRM, from the coding sequence ATGGAACAATGGAATGGATTTAAAGGAACTAAGTGGAAAGAAGGCGTGGATACACGTGACTTTATCCAAAACAACTATACAGAATACCGCGGTGATGACAGCTTTTTAGAAAAACCCACTGAAGCAACAGAAAATTTGTGGGAAAAATTACAAAAATTGAATGATATCCAATTTGAACGTAATGGTGTATATGACATGGATACAGATGTCGTATCAACAATCACTTCTCACGAAGCAGGATACCTAGACAAAGATTTAGAAAAAATCGTCGGTCTGCAAACTGAAACTCCTTTGAAACAAGCATTCATGCCATTTGGTGGCATCAACATGGCGAATCATGCGTTAACAAGTAACGGCTATGAGCCAAAAGAAGAGTTAACACATATTTTCACAGACTGGAGAAAAACACATAACCAAGGTGTATTCGATGCTTATACTGCAGAAATGCGTGCTGCACGTAAAAACAAGATCATCACTGGACTTCCTGACGCTTACGGACGTGGCCGCATCATCGGTGACTACCGTCGTATCGCATTATACGGAATCGACTATTTGATGGCTCAAAAGAAAAAAGACCATGACAATACAGGCTACCATACGATGAGTGAAGAGGTTATCCGTCTTCGTGAAGAAATCTCAGAACAATATCGTGCATTAGCTCAAATGAAAGAAATGGCTGCAAAATATGGGTATGACATTTCAAAACCAGCTGCAAACGCAAAAGAAGCCGTTCAATGGTTATACTTTGGTTATCTAGCTGCAATCAAATCTCAAAATGGTGCAGCTATGTCGATCGGACGTATCTCTGCATTCTTAGACATTTATATCCAACGTGATTTAGACAACGGTGTGATCACTGAAAAAGAAGCACAAGAATTAATCGACCATTTAGTAATGAAATTACGTATGGTGAAATTTGCACGTACGCCTGAATACAACCAATTGTTCTCTGGCTTCCCGATCTGGGCAACCTTATCAATCGCTGGTATGGGCTTAGACGGACGTTCATTAGTCACAAAAAATGATTTCCGTATGTTGCACACATTGACAAATATGGGACCTTCACCAGAACCAAACTTGACTGTTTTATACTCAGAAAACTTACCAGAAGGCTTCAGAACGTATGCAAGTAAAATTGCGATCGAAAGTTCTTCGATCCAATTTGAAAATGATAACTTGCTTCGTGAACAATGGGGTTCAGATGACTGTGCGATTGCATGTTGTGTATCTGGAACGGTTGTTGGTAAAGATATGCAATTCTTCGGTGCTCGCGCAAACTTAGCTAAGGCTTTGTTATACGCGATCAACGGTGGCGTGGATGAAATGACAGGCGCACAAGTAGGTCCTGAGTATCGTCCGATCACAAGCGACACATTAGACTTTGAAGAAGTAAAACACAACTTCATGAACATCATGGACTGGTTAGCTGAGCTTTATGTCAATACGCTAAACATCATCCACTATATGCACGACAAATATTCTTATGAAGCAGCACAATTAGCTGTCATGGATACAGACTTGAAACGTACATTTGCGACAGGTATCGCAGGTATCTCTCACGCAGCAGATAGCTTATCTGCAATCAAATATGCACAAGTTAAACCAATCCGTAATGACAAAGGGATCACAGTTGACTTTGAAGTAACTGGTGACTTCCCTAAATATGGTAATGACGATGACCGTGCCGATGAGATCGCTGAATGGATCTTAGAATACTTCATGGGTCAAATCAAACGTCATAAAACTTACCGTAATTCAACTCCGACAACTTCATTATTAACGATCACATCAAATGTCGTTTACGGGAAAAATACTGGGAATACACCTGACGGACGTGAAGCTGGTAAACCTTTAGCACCTGGTGCAAACCCAAGTTATCAAGCAGAACAAAATGGGTTGCTTGCAAGCTTGAACTCAACTGCGAAATTCAACTATGCACACGCACGTGATGGTATCTCTAATACACAAACAATCAACCCTTCTGGTTTAGGGAAAGATGAAGAAACAAGAATCGACAACTTACGTAACGTCTTAGATGGTTACTTCTCAAGAGGAGCATACCACTTGAACGTGAACGTATTCAGTAATGACTTATTGCGTGATGCCATGGAAAAACCAATGAAATATCCAAACTTAACGATCCGTGTTTCTGGATATGCGGTTAAATTCCGTGACTTGACAAGAGAACAACAATTAGACGTATTAATGAGAACGTCACACGACAGAATGTAA
- the parC gene encoding DNA topoisomerase IV subunit A, whose translation MEERQEIQELTLEEVMGDRFGRYSKYIIQERALPDIRDGLKPVQRRILFAMNKDGNTFDKGFRKSAKSVGNIMGNYHPHGDSSIYDAMVRMSQDWKLREVLVEMHGNNGSMDGDPPAAMRYTEARLSKLSGEMLADIEKNTVDLVWNFDDTEKEPTVLPARYPNLLVNGSTGISAGYATEIPTHNLAEVIDGTVYMIDHPQASLDKLMEFIPGPDFPTGGILQGKDEIKKAYETGRGKVILRSKTAIESIKGNKQQIVITEIPYEVNKATLVKKMDEIRLNKKIDGIAEVRDESDRTGLQIVVELKKDANAQGILNYLFKNTELQINYNFNMVAIDHMTPHQVGLKDILSSYIEHRKQVITKRSQFDLEKAQRRQHIVEGLMKALSILDEVIATIRESKDKKDAKHNLVQMFQFTEEQAEAIVTLQLYRLTNTDITELRRESQELIALITELNKILSNDKELFSVMKKELREVKKKYASSRLTLIEDEIEEIKIDTQVLVAQEDVIVSVTREGYVKRTSLRSYSASKPEEIGMREGDYLLYAGELNTLDHLLLVTNKANVIYRPVHELPDLKWKDAGEHISQTIVNLAVDESILAVFPYQKIDSEKTFVFISKNGLIKQTRMTDFEPWRTYKSRPLSGMKLKASEDELVAVYLEKEQTDRDIFLVTHQGMGLRYPLTEVPVVGTKAAGVKSINLKEEDYVVNGLLVLAEGDTPIVIVSQRGAVKRMLAQEISQTSRAKRGVTVLRELKKQPHRVIYMSEGHAKTMTLINQKGQELPIDPTDYPIGDRTSNGSFVLDEKKGGEVQMVIDSPTMYIKE comes from the coding sequence ATGGAAGAACGTCAAGAAATCCAAGAATTAACGTTAGAAGAAGTGATGGGTGACCGCTTCGGACGTTACTCGAAATATATTATTCAAGAACGTGCTTTGCCGGATATCCGTGATGGTCTGAAACCCGTTCAACGTCGTATTTTATTTGCGATGAACAAAGACGGCAATACGTTTGATAAAGGATTCCGTAAATCAGCAAAATCTGTCGGGAATATCATGGGTAATTATCATCCTCATGGTGACAGCAGTATCTATGATGCAATGGTTCGTATGAGCCAAGATTGGAAACTACGAGAAGTACTCGTAGAAATGCACGGAAACAACGGAAGTATGGACGGAGACCCACCAGCGGCGATGCGTTATACAGAAGCGCGCTTATCGAAATTGAGTGGTGAGATGCTTGCTGATATCGAAAAAAATACGGTCGACCTTGTGTGGAACTTTGATGACACTGAAAAAGAGCCGACTGTATTACCAGCGAGATACCCCAATCTATTAGTCAATGGATCAACCGGTATCTCTGCGGGCTATGCTACTGAGATACCAACGCACAATCTCGCGGAAGTCATTGATGGAACGGTCTATATGATCGACCATCCACAAGCCAGCTTAGACAAATTGATGGAATTCATTCCAGGTCCTGATTTTCCAACTGGGGGCATTTTACAAGGAAAAGATGAAATCAAGAAAGCTTATGAAACTGGTCGTGGGAAAGTGATCCTACGCTCAAAAACGGCGATCGAATCTATCAAAGGAAACAAGCAACAAATCGTGATCACTGAGATTCCTTACGAAGTGAACAAAGCGACTCTTGTCAAAAAAATGGATGAGATACGCTTGAACAAGAAAATCGATGGGATCGCAGAAGTTCGTGACGAAAGTGATCGTACGGGTCTACAGATCGTTGTGGAATTGAAAAAAGACGCTAACGCTCAAGGAATCTTGAATTATTTATTCAAGAATACCGAATTACAGATCAACTACAACTTCAATATGGTGGCAATCGATCATATGACCCCTCATCAAGTAGGGTTGAAGGATATTTTAAGTAGTTACATCGAGCACCGCAAACAAGTGATCACCAAACGTAGTCAGTTTGACTTGGAGAAAGCGCAAAGAAGACAACATATCGTTGAAGGGCTGATGAAAGCTCTATCGATTTTAGATGAAGTCATTGCAACGATCCGTGAGAGTAAAGATAAAAAAGATGCGAAGCACAATTTAGTCCAAATGTTCCAATTTACAGAAGAACAAGCTGAAGCAATCGTTACGTTACAGCTTTATCGTTTGACGAATACAGACATTACCGAACTACGCCGTGAATCGCAAGAATTGATTGCTCTGATCACTGAATTAAATAAAATCCTTTCAAACGATAAAGAATTATTTTCTGTCATGAAAAAAGAACTACGTGAAGTCAAGAAGAAATATGCTTCTTCTCGCTTGACGTTGATCGAAGATGAAATCGAAGAAATCAAAATCGATACACAAGTATTAGTTGCGCAAGAGGATGTCATTGTCAGTGTCACACGTGAAGGCTATGTGAAACGAACAAGCCTTCGTTCCTATAGTGCATCAAAACCAGAAGAAATCGGTATGCGTGAAGGAGATTATCTTCTATATGCTGGGGAACTGAATACGTTAGATCATTTATTACTGGTCACCAATAAAGCCAATGTGATCTATCGACCAGTTCACGAACTACCAGATTTGAAATGGAAAGATGCCGGTGAGCATATCTCACAAACGATAGTGAATCTAGCTGTTGATGAATCCATTTTAGCGGTATTCCCCTATCAGAAAATCGATTCCGAAAAAACATTTGTATTTATCAGTAAAAACGGCTTGATCAAACAGACGCGGATGACAGATTTTGAACCATGGCGTACGTATAAGAGTCGTCCATTGAGTGGCATGAAGCTAAAAGCCAGTGAAGATGAATTAGTGGCTGTCTATCTTGAAAAAGAACAAACAGATCGTGATATTTTCCTTGTTACGCATCAAGGAATGGGCCTACGCTATCCGTTGACTGAAGTGCCAGTTGTTGGAACGAAGGCTGCAGGTGTCAAATCGATCAATTTGAAAGAAGAAGATTATGTCGTTAATGGTTTACTTGTCTTAGCAGAAGGAGATACGCCTATCGTTATCGTCAGCCAGCGTGGGGCAGTAAAACGAATGCTTGCACAAGAAATCAGTCAGACTTCTCGTGCCAAACGAGGTGTGACTGTATTGCGAGAATTGAAGAAACAACCACATCGAGTGATCTATATGTCAGAGGGGCATGCCAAAACGATGACGTTGATCAATCAAAAAGGACAAGAATTACCAATCGATCCGACGGATTATCCAATTGGTGATCGTACGTCCAACGGTTCATTTGTTTTAGATGAGAAAAAAGGCGGAGAAGTACAAATGGTGATTGATTCTCCAACGATGTATATCAAGGAATAA
- a CDS encoding zinc-binding alcohol dehydrogenase family protein encodes MNRPSSMKRFGFTYETPYPQLIEEDTMVPKPGEHDLLIEVVALSINPIDTKRREIVKEETFTVLGYDSVGYVREMGAAVKGFELNDRVYYAGTTQREGSQQEYQIVDARIAAKAPKNLSDEAAAGIPLTALTAYELLFENFQLVPQEKANEGKELLVINGGGGVGSIMTQLAKWTGMKVYATASPHNFGWLEKNGVDVPIDYHHSLYDQLKQAGSDGVDYIAVLYDIESYLPEIKKIIQPLGHIGMIVNTKAKIDWNEYKNDSISFHWEYVFTKTDHNKEIATQGAILETLTKLFEENKLHSHVTTVYSDGISRASLEQAMKLVKEGSQQGKVVLSGGFKSTGGKMAR; translated from the coding sequence ATAAATAGACCCTCATCAATGAAAAGGTTTGGTTTTACTTATGAGACCCCTTATCCACAATTGATTGAAGAAGATACTATGGTACCAAAACCTGGCGAACACGACTTATTGATCGAAGTTGTAGCACTTTCGATCAATCCTATAGATACGAAGCGAAGAGAAATCGTCAAAGAAGAAACATTCACTGTGCTCGGCTATGATAGTGTGGGTTATGTACGGGAAATGGGCGCGGCTGTAAAGGGGTTCGAGCTGAATGACCGTGTCTATTATGCAGGAACGACTCAACGTGAAGGGAGTCAACAAGAGTATCAAATCGTTGATGCACGGATCGCTGCAAAGGCTCCTAAGAATCTTAGCGACGAAGCTGCTGCAGGGATTCCATTGACTGCACTCACTGCCTATGAATTGCTATTTGAAAATTTTCAGTTAGTTCCTCAAGAAAAAGCAAATGAAGGGAAAGAGCTTTTGGTGATCAATGGAGGAGGTGGCGTTGGTTCGATCATGACGCAACTAGCGAAGTGGACGGGTATGAAAGTTTATGCAACTGCTAGTCCGCACAATTTTGGATGGCTTGAAAAAAATGGCGTAGATGTTCCGATAGATTACCATCATTCTCTTTATGACCAATTAAAACAAGCTGGGAGCGATGGTGTTGACTATATCGCAGTGTTGTATGATATTGAATCCTATCTACCAGAAATAAAAAAAATCATTCAACCTTTAGGGCATATCGGAATGATCGTCAATACAAAAGCGAAAATCGATTGGAATGAATATAAAAATGATTCAATCAGCTTCCATTGGGAGTATGTTTTCACGAAAACAGATCATAATAAAGAAATCGCAACACAAGGCGCAATCCTAGAGACATTGACAAAGTTATTTGAAGAAAATAAACTTCATAGCCACGTAACCACTGTTTACTCAGATGGTATCAGCCGAGCTTCACTTGAACAAGCGATGAAGTTGGTGAAGGAAGGTAGCCAGCAAGGCAAAGTCGTTTTGTCAGGTGGGTTCAAATCCACCGGTGGAAAAATGGCTCGATAA